In the Bacteroidota bacterium genome, AATAATTCCCGGCATGACCGGCGCTGTCCAGTCCACATTCACATCCTGTTGCGCGATCGTAGAAATATTATGTGCGTTATCATTATTAATGGAACGGATCCTTCCGCCCGGCGTTGCAGGATCCACATTCTCATTCTGCATATCGCAGGAAGCGCAATTTCCAACCGTAATTAAAGTTTGAGTATTTGAATAACGCGAACGATACACCTGGAAATTATCGACCTGCCAGTTGCAATTTCCACTTCGGAAAGAAATGTAATCTCCTGTTGCTATCGGAGAAGGATCGGTCCAACTGCCAATGAAAACATCATCCTGGTAAACTGTAATTTCTCCCGTGATCCGGTCATAGGTTACTTTCCAGTCGTACCACTGTCCTGCATTCACCGTCATCGGCACGGTGTACATCAAACTGAAAACATCGTTCGTTGTTTTATAAAACTGCAATTGCGACTGATCGACACGGAACCAAACGAAATAATTATTTCCGCGGTTAGGAAGCGTTGGATTATCGCAGAAGAAATGCAATCCCGCACGACGATTATTTCCGGTACCGCTTATCATTCCCTGCCAGTGATACAAATAACGATTGGAAAGATTTTCAGTGAGCGGCGCATAAATATTCGTGTTGGAATTTGTTTCATCACTCTGCTCGAGTTGTCCCGTTGCATTCGCATTCCATATTCCTGTTACACCCGTCCATTGTGGATTTATTGTTTGCTGATCGAAATCGTCATTGAAAAATCCTGCTGCATCATTCGAGCGCCATTCCGTTCCATTGTAGCCACACACCTGGTAAAAACTTTTATCGAGGCCGCTTCCTCCCGAATTATCAGCGTCGTTGAACGTCGCGTTGAAATCCTGCGTGATCCATCCCGGTGGAGTAACAATCTGCGTGGTCGGAGAAATATTATCAGCAATGCAATTCCAGATCGCAGTGAATCCCGGGCGATTAGTATTGTTATCCGATTTAAATCTCAATGTGAGCGATGGGCCGGTTGATGTAACTGTTCCCGGGGAATTCGTTCCCGTGTAGGCGCCAATGAGCGGAGAAATTGTGGATGGCCCGTCGTAAAGAAAAAGAGAATCGTAATTCAATTCCACATCAAATTGTGAAAACGCCAATGAAACAGAAGATGCGCCGGTCGGAGAAATTGTTGTTGTATAATTTTCTGCGTCATAATAATTTCTCGTTGGCCCGCCCATATCCCACAATGTATCACTGCAGGGAATCGTTGCGCAATCAGAAAATTTATCGCGGATGGCATCCCAGAAATCAGAATAGCCATCATCGTAACCGAGTGCCCATATCCCTATTCCTCCAATGCCATATTGATTCACTACATCGAATCTTCTGCGCATGCTCCACGAATTATCGCACCAGCATTGACGATCGTTACCCAGATAAACGTAAGGATAAAACGGAGAAAAACTGTTCGCTTCCCATTGGGAATTTGAATAATATCCATTCACATTTGCTTTCACCACATTGAAAGTTTTTGTCGCCGTGTACGCGCCCGTGGTCGCGGAAGGCGCAGTCAATCCTGTTGTTTCCCATTCGCGGCCGTAATAAGGAAGCCCCAATAATAATTTTGCTGCGGGAACACCCTGCTTCCGATAATACGTGATGGATTTTGAAAGTGTGTAGTTGTAAGTCGTCTGAAAATTGTACAGCGGATCTTCGGGGCCGGCAGTTGTACTTCCTCCGTAATAATAATCATATCCCATGATCACGAAGAGATCGACATACGGAGTAAGATTCGGAATATCGAAAACTCCGCTCCAGTCCACTGAATAAAGTGCAACAGAAACTTCCGATCCTGGAATGGCAGCGTGCAGTTGATTCGAAAGATTCTGCATGAACGCAGTGAAGCCCGCTGTGTTCGACGAACCCATTCCTTCGAAATCAATATTCACTCCATGCCCGCCGCGCGATTGAAGCAAAGAAATAATATTCGTGATGAAAGTCTGTTGTGCAGAAGAGCTGGCAAAAAAAGTAGAATGACTGCTGAACATGGTTGCGCAGATATCGGCATTCACCCCGTTACTGATCGCTGCAGTAACCGCCGCACTTGTACTCCATGCGAAAGAACCGTTTGTATTATTTCCCGTATTCGGGCTCACCGTGTAATCGAAATAACAGAGATCAGAAAGTAAATTCCATTGGTAATTCGAGTACACGCTTCCCACCCAATAAGGATGCCATCCGAAAACACGTTTGTTGAGATTGCAAACCGATTGCGGGGAAACATTCTGATTTGTTGTAACGGGAGCGCCTTCGCTGTAACGAAGCTGATCCCAATATTGATCATCGTGCACACCGAGCGAAGAATAATGTTGCGACTGTTCCTGTATCACGGAAATATTCTGCGCGAAGGAATTGCCAATGAGAAATACAGCGGAAGCGGAGAGTAAGATTTTTTTCATGGGTGAGAAAGCGAGTACGCAAGTTAGGAAAAATGTCAATGGTCGCTGGTAATGAGTTATGGGTTTTGAGTTTCGAATTCAGCGTTGTGGAAATCGTTCAGAAAAAAAATTATTTTGATTGACTGCTGCTACCGCTCATCAACTGCCGCTCCCTTGTCACATCGAGCATAGTCGAGATGCCGCTTACTTATTTTTTGCCCATTGCAGAATCGCCTCTTCATACGCATTCGTGACATCTTCGAGACGCTGATTGTAAATAATTGGATTCGGAAAATCCTGGATATATAATTCACATTCAGAAGAAAGCTCTAAACATTCCATGTAATTATCCTGGTACAAGGTTTCTCCGTAGATGATGGTTCCTTCCACTGTTCTTGTCAATGAAAGATCGCGGCAGAAAACTCCGGGCTGGTTGGTAGCAATGCAACTTTCCTGCAAATAATTTGCATCGTTGATCGTTGCCAGCGGAACTTTCAGGTAGTTCTGAAATGCGTGAGTTGCGTAACCGGAAGCGCGAATGCTGTTCGGAAGATCGTCAGTGAGAATGAGCCGGAGAAAATCAAATCTTCTCAGCGAATCAGAAAGTTCATCCGGTAAAAAACTTCCGCCGACAAAGGCCATGCAGAAATCTTTACCGGACGGTTTGGTCCAGTCTTTATTTTTTTCATCCACGTTGAAGTGAATGATCACGGTGAGATCGGGTTGAAATGAATTGATGATCTCGGCGCGTTTTTTCATTTCCACATTGAAGAAAACAAAACGGAAAATAAAACGATCATCTTTACGGATTCC is a window encoding:
- a CDS encoding T9SS type A sorting domain-containing protein; translation: MKKILLSASAVFLIGNSFAQNISVIQEQSQHYSSLGVHDDQYWDQLRYSEGAPVTTNQNVSPQSVCNLNKRVFGWHPYWVGSVYSNYQWNLLSDLCYFDYTVSPNTGNNTNGSFAWSTSAAVTAAISNGVNADICATMFSSHSTFFASSSAQQTFITNIISLLQSRGGHGVNIDFEGMGSSNTAGFTAFMQNLSNQLHAAIPGSEVSVALYSVDWSGVFDIPNLTPYVDLFVIMGYDYYYGGSTTAGPEDPLYNFQTTYNYTLSKSITYYRKQGVPAAKLLLGLPYYGREWETTGLTAPSATTGAYTATKTFNVVKANVNGYYSNSQWEANSFSPFYPYVYLGNDRQCWCDNSWSMRRRFDVVNQYGIGGIGIWALGYDDGYSDFWDAIRDKFSDCATIPCSDTLWDMGGPTRNYYDAENYTTTISPTGASSVSLAFSQFDVELNYDSLFLYDGPSTISPLIGAYTGTNSPGTVTSTGPSLTLRFKSDNNTNRPGFTAIWNCIADNISPTTQIVTPPGWITQDFNATFNDADNSGGSGLDKSFYQVCGYNGTEWRSNDAAGFFNDDFDQQTINPQWTGVTGIWNANATGQLEQSDETNSNTNIYAPLTENLSNRYLYHWQGMISGTGNNRRAGLHFFCDNPTLPNRGNNYFVWFRVDQSQLQFYKTTNDVFSLMYTVPMTVNAGQWYDWKVTYDRITGEITVYQDDVFIGSWTDPSPIATGDYISFRSGNCNWQVDNFQVYRSRYSNTQTLITVGNCASCDMQNENVDPATPGGRIRSINNDNAHNISTIAQQDVNVDWTAPVMPGIILDGTAADIDTTFNLAQLQANWAAAADTNSGVMNYDFAVGTTSGDSDVVMWTNNGNLISVTTPVSLTAGQWYYFSVRATNNALLTSVHVQSDGQVAMLSTGIFAGENVNCNIYPNPSSGIFYLDVNAANEFSGTIDITDISGRVIFSSDVKIVNGGSAILPLDLSLFAAGTYFATLHSEKFSKTMELIRH